A segment of the Panicum hallii strain FIL2 chromosome 1, PHallii_v3.1, whole genome shotgun sequence genome:
gtcgtcctcctccaaGAGCAAGGCGCTCCCACTCCCGCCGTCGCTGCTCGCCAGGTCCTGCGCCGGCGGCTCCGACCCCTACGCCTCCGTCGTCCCCGCCGAGtacgccgctgccgccgcggcgATGGACCCGCACCCGCAGCCGGACCGCGCggggcgcctggggtggagggtgcgccggggccggcggcggtccCCGCGGCTGGGCGACGCCCTCGCCGAGTGGCTGTCCATGCTCAGCCTCTACCGCTCCTGCaagcgcgccgccgcctgcttcGCCGCCAAGGCCAAGTCGCCGGCCGCCTGACAAACCCCGACCTCCGAGAGATAAGTCCCCCCCGGGAATCTGCTGCTGCCACGCCCGCCATGACATCTCCGAACTCCGATGATCTCTCCCGGTCCGTTCACGCGTGCGCTAGCTGTGTTGAACAGTTGAACTGTTGATAGCAAGTAGTGTGATGGGTTTGGATTTGCGACGATGGTTCGCTGTAAATTAGTGATCGATCAGGAGGAGGCCGTGCATACTAGTAGTAGCAGTATACTATATGATTCCATTCGATACATGTGCGTAACTGTTAATTAGTGCTGCTCCAATAAATCGGCAGGCATTTAGTTGCATGCAGTCGATGGAATGCTGGTGGTGTTGGTGTGCTTTAGTAAGCATTCATCATTAATTATTGGGTTTGCGTTCAAAGTTTACAGCTGAGAACTTTAAGCTTGTGTGGTTGAGTTGCTCTGGGTGACCGCTGTTGGGATGGAAAGATGAAGCGTGTAACCCCGAAAAGCTGAAAGCTAATGAAAAGATGAAGTGTGCAACCATGACATGGAGCGTTAATTTTTTTAGGGGATATGTTCTCAAATACTCCCTGCATTTTGTTACAAAATGTAGTTCATTTTGATTTCCATGCATTTTGTTACAAAATGTAGttcgttttgacttttctagatttatagaTTTTTCTATGGATCTAGATATAAAATATATCTAGGTACGTAGCAAATATTGTGAATCTAAAAATATCAAAACGATctacattttggaacggagggaatTACAACTTTGACTTATGCTCTTACTTTTTAGTAAATTCCAAAGAACTACACATTTAGGCCATGCTTTTGAAAAAAACTACTGGGTGGTTTGACATCAAATTCTACAACTACAAGCATAATTATATTTCCCCATAATTTAAAAAGGGAAAAGACCAGTTTACATCTTTAAAATATCATAAAAGTCTGATCTTCAACCTTCAACTATAAAATCGGATAGTGAGAACCATCCAACTATTGAAATCGGGCAAATTTGGCTCCTTGAGTGGTTTCAAAGATGGGTTTTCATTTTGTAAAAACTAAAAATATTCAATTTAAACTAAGAAATCCATAAGTAAtttatttttaataaaaaatACTAAATGGGTACCGAtagttttctaaaaatgtaatctATCTACTAGCACTCTACTCGTCAATTATTCAGATCCAATTTTTTCATGTTCTTAGTATTTATTCTTTTGTAGGTATGCCTATTATTGttgaataaataagattcaaatacaGCACCAAcagataggttacatttttagaaaatatGTGGTACCAATTTCATATTATTCTGATTTAATATGAATTAGTTTTGATATCTTAGATCTAACCGTAATTACTCAAAGGGCCAATTTGACCGGTTTCAACAGTTGGATGGTCTCCGTTATATGAATTTATAGCTGAAGGTTGAAAATTGGACTATTGTGCTAGTTTGAGGGTGGAAATTGAACTTAAAAGGTTCTAATATATTATTTCTATTTATTTTGTTAACTAGCTACAAAACTATGTAATGAGTTTGAGGGAGATTAATTGTAAATTATACTAACAAAACGCTATAGAAATTATAGTAACATAAGTGTTGGGCACTCCACGGACCACTTGTAGAATATTTTTTGAGAAAGAAACTCTTGTAGTGAACTTGCATGCTTTTGAAAaatgtatttttttaaaaaaaatacataTGCCTAATAACCTTTTTCATTTTAATATTACTTTTTGCGAAGAGAAAGATTACTATCTTTAATTATGGTTTTAGAAGAAGCTGTAAAATAGGAGTATGCTACAAAACCGACTTTCATGGAAATTTATTAACACTACACTTATGACTGAATAACGTAACACACGACATGATCCAAGTAATTTATTTCAGAATGGTCAAAAATTGTGGAGTTTATCCTGCCTTAATGGACACGCAAAACAAGTGCCATGTTTTCTTTAAAGAAAACACGGCTACTAATTAATCTACTGGTAACATCTCGTGCAGTGCAAATAGCGCCGGATCGGAAGCGACAAGGAGGAAACGATCGAATTTTGCGTGACGAGGGGggtgtgcgcgcgcgcgcaggTATAGctttaattaattaattaattaattagcgTTAATAACCGACAGCTTGGAGCTGCGAGACGCACGAAGCGCGCGTGCACCCACCAAATCACGCACTATTCTGTGGTTGTCAGTCCACTAGCAGGCCGGGAGATTAAGTTTCCTTCCTTCAACAGATGTGCGCCCATGCCCTTTTGGTTGAACAGATACAGCATGCACTGCTGGAGGCCGTCTTGCTTAGCTTGCTTCCCTTGTGAGTTGTACTGCTGTGTGTCTAGCTAATCGATCTCCTGCAAAAAGCTAGCTAGTACCGGGCACTCGTGTACTCGACGCTTACTGAGGGTCACCGACAACTCCCGATTATTACTACCCGAATTAAGATAATAATGCAGCAGGTTAATTAATACTGTAACCAGTAAAGTAGCCTTTCAATTAATCGCTGAAATGAGTAGCTACAGTTAACTAGCCACTTAGCAGCACTGCCTAGCAATAATTAACATGCAGGCACCCTTTGAAGCACTGGAGAGCGGTCGTCTTTGAAGCAGTTGGTGATCGATGACCGGCTGGACGGCCGGAGGTGAGTGCCCTGACGCCAGGGTCTACCTATGAGCTATAGCTAGCGTATTTCGTACAGCATGGTGCCGTCATGTACGTGCACGCGTCCTTGTCGCTGGGATCCCGCGTGATCACGGGATCAGTATCATGCCCTCCTACTGTCATGTCGCCCAGCTCCGATTACATGCATGTGAGTATTCCCTCGGCTCTCCCTGCCTCCTTGTGTCCTTGTTGTATATGCTTCTTGCATCGTAGGCCGGGGCCGTGTGCCCTGCCTGCCTTGGCCCTTGGTGTAGGCCGTGGAT
Coding sequences within it:
- the LOC112901842 gene encoding vegetative cell wall protein gp1-like, with the translated sequence MPASPSHPSPAPATPSSAVATPRRRRRLLPSKPNHHPPPSLAPGSPFSFFPPSSPSPFHRFLPSPLRASAVPFSWEHRPGIPKTPARARSSSSSSSSKSKALPLPPSLLARSCAGGSDPYASVVPAEYAAAAAAMDPHPQPDRAGRLGWRVRRGRRRSPRLGDALAEWLSMLSLYRSCKRAAACFAAKAKSPAA